One Littorina saxatilis isolate snail1 linkage group LG1, US_GU_Lsax_2.0, whole genome shotgun sequence genomic window carries:
- the LOC138970421 gene encoding uncharacterized protein — MPSLWDLLCVSRQKYTTHGDSGKSPPHHRMMDNKGDVEYYIQPQHHFQRELQRDSLSWFASGGRHSRTTSVSQTDGRGNDSGSVISSLMDRSAGDRTYEKKRRTPHARQLSGVSNERRRKQAESDERKKKKQEAVIAGRRRHVQDIFVDNHEPGFRSRNTSSASLTSSHSAHSNRSQQKSVDKPRRSRQRDSGVNRQPQSDLPGRTRRQSSKDSLGFDIHNDSMYQYTPRSVDDKAISAALFGQTQDDFVHDPAWNRAMDRFAASPATTSNSSFAFSEQNSHRAPSSGVPSPAGQSPAGFYGNTSRRQSEQDSRSPDWGRAFQRVASQGSDGNLMYVVPEVTPPSPRSRGATGSVSTHSGIVLTSSMLGVPSDTNTEAADTSAGAADRNHNSVFTDLLHMQGNDSADGIQFSEGINPDVERLFCSGGDVLY, encoded by the coding sequence ATGCCGTCACTGTGGGACCTGCTATGCGTCAGTCGCCAGAAGTACACGACGCACGGCGACTCGGGCAAGTCGCCGCCTCATCACAGAATGATGGACAACAAGGGGGACGTGGAGTATTACATCCAGCCCCAGCATCATTTCCAGCGAGAGTTACAGCGAGATTCGTTGTCTTGGTTTGCCAGCGGCGGTCGCCATTCTCGGACGACGTCGGTGAGCCAGACAGACGGACGAGGAAACGATTCTGGCAGCGTCATTTCCAGTTTGATGGACAGGTCTGCAGGCGACAGAACCTACGAGAAGAAACGCCGCACACCGCACGCGCGCCAGCTTTCGGGAGTGTCGAACGAACGACGCAGAAAACAAGCGGAATCGGACgagcggaagaagaagaaacaagaagcgGTTATCGCTGGCAGGAGGCGCCACGTACAGGACATCTTTGTGGATAACCACGAACCGGGGTTTCGATCCCGCAACACGAGTTCTGCGTCTCTTACGTCCTCCCACAGTGCTCACAGCAACCGCTCGCAACAGAAGAGTGTGGACAAGCCACGAAGAAGCAGGCAGAGGGACAGCGGGGTGAACCGCCAGCCTCAGTCAGATCTGCCAGGCAGAACTCGAAGACAGAGCTCCAAGGACAGCCTGGGTTTTGATATACACAACGACAGCATGTACCAGTACACTCCCCGCTCCGTCGACGACAAAGCCATCTCCGCCGCTCTGTTCGGCCAGACTCAGGACGACTTTGTGCACGACCCTGCCTGGAACCGGGCTATGGACAGGTTCGCCGCCTCCCCGGCCACGACATCGAACTCTTCCTTTGCCTTCAGCGAGCAGAACTCTCACCGGGCTCCCAGCAGTGGCGTGCCTTCTCCCGCCGGACAGTCTCCAGCGGGTTTCTACGGTAACACGTCTCGCAGACAATCAGAACAAGACTCACGGTCACCAGACTGGGGCCGTGCCTTCCAGCGAGTGGCGTCCCAGGGGTCCGATGGCAACCTGATGTACGTGGTGCCAGAAGTGACCCCACCCTCGCCACGGAGCCGGGGTGCGACGGGCAGTGTGTCGACTCACTCCGGCATCGTCCTGACGTCAAGCATGCTGGGTGTTCCatctgacacaaacacagaggcTGCAGACACTAGTGCTGGTGCTGCAGACCGCAATCACAACAGTGTCTTCACGGATCTTCTCCACATGCAGGGAAACGACTCAGCGGATGGAATTCAGTTCAGTGAAGGAATCAACCCTGACGTCGAACGTTTGTTCTGCTCGGGTGGAGATGTGTTGTATTAA